Proteins encoded by one window of Pseudomonadota bacterium:
- a CDS encoding S-layer homology domain-containing protein, whose product MTTTVGGERMRSRMKTLLAGMALLVLTRSGVADAAPMFPDVPDMWAADAVRALTAKGLIEGYPDGTFKGDRAATRYEVAMMVARLLAREEQEHTLFASKADLDDLMRLTRTLSDELNALGVRVSALEPQVATLERRVTELERITFYGSLRTIGVSQTVAGSLFAGTTANAAVDYSSGRLLFNGVGASGRMMLGTRIRLNPDMTAGLEVVAYSSTGSSAIDQYWGVTPPYNSNPFLAQTTPAVPGQQQGVDHQPFTRMSLDRFWLQDKANGYQMVLGSWQARNVGGQVLAGIRNPNANAPDLLPFWGFQFTPLDDRDPFQYEFGYAQLPTGSLYQGSLSTASSYYRFDRGSIGVSLLRLAQNSLNNGQPLTGGLLPLPRANGQQLVWRDARTGAFTAFVGPQTQNSWGANAQYDLIAKILSMRASYASSRYNPDITGAVLQTGVSGSMYNVALSAKAGQFTPEIEYLHVDPTYDTIMLPYAVNPNLPVFLPYGSWYSSHYQLHDYLAYPTNREGWRGKLRWESGPTSAFALVESLTQTKATTLTQITTPGNVEPLFPFLLTPGDASRGSTLSRAVGISHTFDNQLNLSASWYGYDMRRGGGSLDTVKFNQNFYRLALSKPLSERFDGTLSYTLIDFSGKTGLTTSSVTEGIPALTVSWMPARDTRVNLNARLFSNTDRAFGANSWHGNQLTVDVNINI is encoded by the coding sequence ATGACTACAACCGTTGGGGGAGAGCGTATGAGAAGCCGGATGAAGACCTTGCTGGCCGGGATGGCGTTGCTGGTGCTCACGCGCTCTGGGGTGGCTGACGCAGCGCCCATGTTCCCCGACGTACCCGACATGTGGGCCGCCGACGCGGTGCGCGCCCTGACGGCAAAAGGCCTCATCGAAGGCTACCCCGACGGCACCTTCAAAGGTGACCGCGCAGCCACCCGCTATGAGGTGGCCATGATGGTGGCGCGGCTGCTCGCGCGAGAGGAGCAGGAGCACACGCTCTTCGCCAGCAAAGCCGACCTCGACGACCTCATGCGCCTGACGCGCACGCTGTCAGACGAGCTCAACGCCCTCGGCGTGCGCGTGAGCGCTCTCGAACCGCAGGTCGCCACCCTCGAGCGGCGCGTCACCGAGCTCGAGCGCATCACCTTCTATGGCAGCCTTCGCACCATCGGCGTCTCACAGACCGTGGCGGGAAGCCTGTTCGCCGGCACGACGGCCAACGCGGCCGTCGACTACTCGAGCGGTCGCCTGCTCTTCAACGGGGTGGGCGCGAGCGGGCGCATGATGTTGGGCACCCGCATCCGCCTGAACCCCGACATGACTGCGGGGCTCGAGGTGGTGGCCTACAGCTCGACCGGAAGCAGCGCCATCGACCAGTACTGGGGCGTGACGCCGCCCTACAACAGCAACCCTTTTCTGGCCCAGACAACCCCTGCCGTGCCAGGACAGCAGCAAGGCGTAGACCATCAGCCATTCACCCGCATGTCCCTCGACCGATTCTGGTTGCAGGACAAGGCCAACGGCTACCAGATGGTGCTGGGCAGCTGGCAGGCCAGGAACGTGGGCGGCCAGGTGCTCGCAGGCATTCGCAACCCGAATGCCAACGCCCCCGACCTGCTCCCCTTCTGGGGCTTTCAGTTCACCCCCCTCGATGATCGCGACCCGTTCCAGTACGAGTTCGGGTACGCCCAGCTGCCCACGGGCAGCCTCTATCAGGGGTCGCTCAGCACCGCCTCCTCGTACTATCGATTCGACCGCGGGTCCATCGGCGTGTCGCTGCTGCGCCTGGCACAGAACTCGCTCAACAACGGCCAGCCGCTCACGGGCGGCCTGCTCCCTCTTCCCCGCGCGAACGGCCAGCAGCTGGTGTGGCGCGACGCCCGCACCGGCGCCTTCACCGCCTTCGTGGGACCGCAGACCCAGAACTCGTGGGGCGCCAATGCCCAGTACGACCTGATAGCGAAGATCCTGTCGATGCGCGCCAGCTACGCCAGCTCGCGCTACAACCCCGACATCACCGGCGCGGTGCTCCAGACGGGAGTCAGCGGATCGATGTACAACGTGGCGCTCAGCGCCAAGGCGGGGCAGTTCACGCCCGAGATCGAGTACCTGCACGTCGACCCGACCTATGACACCATCATGCTCCCCTACGCGGTGAATCCGAACCTCCCTGTGTTCCTGCCCTATGGCAGCTGGTACAGCAGCCACTACCAGCTCCACGACTATCTTGCCTATCCCACCAACCGCGAGGGCTGGCGTGGCAAGCTTCGGTGGGAGAGCGGCCCGACATCAGCCTTCGCGCTGGTCGAATCGCTGACCCAGACGAAGGCCACCACGCTGACGCAGATCACCACACCGGGCAATGTCGAGCCGCTGTTCCCCTTCCTGCTCACGCCGGGAGACGCATCGCGCGGCAGCACGCTGAGCCGGGCCGTGGGCATCTCGCACACGTTCGACAACCAGCTGAACCTGAGTGCGTCGTGGTATGGCTACGACATGCGTCGCGGCGGCGGAAGCCTCGACACGGTGAAGTTCAACCAGAACTTCTATCGCCTGGCGCTGAGCAAGCCGCTGTCTGAGCGCTTCGACGGCACCCTGAGCTACACGCTCATCGACTTCTCCGGGAAGACCGGGCTGACCACCAGCTCGGTGACCGAGGGCATCCCCGCGCTCACCGTCAGCTGGATGCCCGCGCGGGACACGCGCGTGAACCTCAACGCCCGCCTCTTCAGCAACACCGACCGCGCGTTCGGAGCCAACAGCTGGCACGGCAACCAGCTCACCGTCGACGTCAACATCAACATCTGA